Proteins from a genomic interval of Caulobacter sp. SL161:
- a CDS encoding RNA-binding protein: MTEAAAPKTHAEANRLRKDIVLGEATDEARLIRFVAGPDGTVVPDLARKLPGRGIWVGADRDSITTAAKKGLFSRAAKTKLTAPADLADQVEALLARRVLEGLGLARKAGSIISGFEKVVAALGTGKVAWLIEASDGAEDGRRKVLSAARRAANTPRLLGAFNSNELGLALGGENVIHTALLAGRGIDRWALDVERLSGFRPLLPPEWSANGREDD, encoded by the coding sequence ATGACCGAAGCCGCTGCGCCCAAGACCCACGCCGAAGCCAATCGCCTGCGCAAGGACATCGTCCTGGGCGAAGCGACGGACGAAGCGCGCCTGATCCGCTTCGTGGCGGGTCCGGACGGGACGGTGGTTCCGGATCTGGCGCGAAAGCTACCGGGACGCGGGATCTGGGTCGGAGCGGATCGGGACTCGATCACGACCGCCGCCAAGAAGGGCCTCTTCTCGCGGGCCGCCAAGACCAAGCTGACCGCGCCGGCGGACCTCGCCGACCAGGTCGAGGCGCTCTTGGCCCGCCGGGTCCTTGAGGGCCTGGGTCTTGCGCGCAAGGCCGGGAGCATTATTTCGGGCTTCGAGAAGGTGGTCGCCGCCCTGGGAACCGGCAAGGTGGCCTGGCTGATCGAGGCCTCTGACGGCGCCGAAGACGGTCGCCGAAAGGTTCTTTCAGCCGCGCGCAGGGCCGCCAACACGCCCCGCCTGCTGGGCGCCTTCAATTCGAACGAATTGGGTTTGGCCTTGGGCGGGGAGAATGTGATACACACAGCGCTTCTCGCCGGGCGCGGGATCGATCGCTGGGCACTGGATGTCGAGCGTCTGTCCGGTTTCCGCCCGCTTCTGCCTCCCGAATGGTCGGCGAAC